The following coding sequences lie in one Plasmodium sp. gorilla clade G2 genome assembly, chromosome: 11 genomic window:
- a CDS encoding cysteine proteinase falcipain 3: MEYHMEYSPNEVIKQEREVFVGKEKSGNKFKRKRSIFIFFTVSICFMFALMLFYFTSNENNKNLFSNSLSNNINDDYIINSLLKSESGKKFIVSKLEELISTYDKENKMKTSGEEENNMNMNGVEYNDNKSVSIVNKKNGNLKVNNNYQVSYSNLFDTKFLMDNLETVNLFYIFLKENNKKYETSEEMQKRFNIFSENYKKIELHNKKTNSLYKRGMNKFGDLSPEEFRSKYLNLKTHSPFKTLSSSMPYEVNYEDVINKYKPADAKLDRIAYDWRLHGGVTPVKDQALCGSCWAFSSVGSVESQYAIRKKGLFLFSEQELVDCSIKNNGCYGGYITNAFEDMIDLGGLCSENDYPYVSNLPETCNLKQCNEKYTIKSYVSIPDDKFKEALRYLGPISISIAASDDFAFYRGGFYDGECGSAPNHAVILVGYGMKDIYNEDTGKMEKFYYYIIKNSWGPDWGERGYINLETDINGYKKTCSIGTEAYVPLIE; the protein is encoded by the coding sequence ATGGAATATCACATGGAATATTCACCAAATGAGGTGATTAAACAAGAAAGAGAAGTATTTgtaggaaaagaaaaaagtggaaacaaatttaaaagaaagagatctatttttatattttttaccgTATCAATATGTTTTATGTTTGCTttaatgttattttattttacaagTAATGAAAACAACAAGAATTTGTTTTCTAATAgtttatcaaataatataaacgatgattacataataaattcattattaaaaagtGAAAGCGGTAAAAAATTCATTGTATCAAAACTTGAAGAATTAATATCTACTTATGATAAAgagaataaaatgaaaactagtggagaagaagaaaataacatGAATATGAATGGTGttgaatataatgataataaaagtgTTAGTattgttaataaaaaaaatggaaatttAAAAgtgaataataattatcaagTTTCTTATTCTAATCTTTTTGatacaaaatttttaatGGATAATTTAGAGActgttaatttattttatatctttttaaaagagaataataagaaatatgaAACATCTGAAGAAATGCAAAAAAGATTTAACATATTTTccgaaaattataaaaagatagaattacataataaaaaaactaATAGTTTATATAAAAGAGGTATGAACAAATTTGGAGATTTATCCCCAGAAGAATTTAGaagtaaatatttaaatttaaaaacacATAGTCCATTCAAAACATTATCATCTTCTATGCCATATGAAGTAAATTATGAAGAtgtaattaataaatataaaccaGCTGATGCTAAATTAGATCGTATAGCATATGATTGGAGATTACATGGTGGTGTAACACCTGTAAAAGATCAAGCATTATGTGGATCATGTTGGGCCTTTAGTAGTGTAGGTTCTGTTGAATCTCAATATGCTATAAGAAAGAAaggattatttttatttagtgAACAGGAACTAGTTGATTGttcaattaaaaataatggtTGTTATGGTGGATATATTACTAATGCTTTTGAAGATATGATTGATCTTGGAGGATTATGTTCTGAAAATGATTATCCATATGTAAGTAATTTACCAGAAACATGTAATCTTAAACAATGTAATGAGaaatatacaataaaatCATATGTATCTATTCCAGATGATAAATTTAAAGAAGCTTTAAGATATCTAGGTCCTATTAGTATAAGTATTGCAGCTTCAGATGATTTCGCCTTTTATAGAGGAGGTTTCTATGATGGAGAATGTGGATCAGCACCAAATCATGCAGTTATACTTGTTGGTTATGGTATGAAAGATATCTATAATGAGGATACTggaaaaatggaaaaattttattattatatcattaaaaaCTCATGGGGACCTGATTGGGGAGAACGaggatatattaatttagaAACTGATATAAatggatataaaaaaacttGTTCAATTGGAACAGAAGCTTATGTACCATTAATtgaataa